From the Perognathus longimembris pacificus isolate PPM17 chromosome 9, ASM2315922v1, whole genome shotgun sequence genome, one window contains:
- the LOC125357441 gene encoding L-lactate dehydrogenase A-like 6A translates to MSWAAGVLRAGRRAGVGPGAGGAGRAARLPRWPLAPGAWMGTVKAELVKPVSAEKPAVHNKVSVIGTGSVGMACAVSILLKGLSDELALVDANEDLMRGETMDLQHGSPFLRMPRVECSQDLGVTANSSLVIVTAGARQAEGESRLNLVQRNVAIFKSVIPDVVRHSPRCKMIVVSNPVDVLTYVAWKVSALPPARVIGSGCNLDTARFRFLIGQRLGLHAESCHGWVLGEHGDSSVPVWSGVNVAGVPLRELNAALGGAGDPERWDEVHKDVVASAYQIIKMKGYTNWAIAFSVADIAESILRNLRRTHPVSTVIQGLYGIQEEVFLSVPCVLGENGIADLVKIKLSRDEEARLRKSAQTLWDIQKQLKI, encoded by the coding sequence ATGAGCTGGGCGGCGGGCGTGCTGCgcgccgggcggcgggcgggcgtgggcccgggcgcgggcggggccgggcgggcggcgcgccTCCCGCGGTGGCCGCTGGCGCCGGGGGCCTGGATGGGCACGGTGAAGGCGGAGCTGGTGAAGCCGGTGAGCGCCGAGAAGCCGGCGGTGCACAACAAGGTGTCGGTGATCGGCACGGGGTCGGTGGGCATGGCGTGCGCCGTGAGCATCCTGCTGAAGGGGCTGAGCGACGAGCTGGCGCTGGTGGACGCCAACGAGGACCTGATGCGCGGCGAGACGATGGACCTGCAGCACGGCAGCCCCTTCCTGCGCATGCCCCGGGTGGAGTGCAGCCAGGACCTGGGCGTGACGGCCAACTCCAGCCTGGTGATCGTCACGGCGGGCGCGCGCCAGGCCGAGGGCGAGTCGCGCCTCAACCTGGTGCAGCGCAACGTGGCCATCTTCAAGTCGGTGATCCCGGACGTGGTGCGGCACAGCCCGCGCTGCAAGATGATCGTGGTGTCCAACCCGGTGGACGTGCTGACGTACGTGGCGTGGAAGGTGAGCGCGCTGCCCCCGGCGCGCGTCATCGGCAGCGGCTGCAACCTGGACACGGCGCGCTTCCGCTTCCTGATCGGGCAGCGGCTGGGCCTGCACGCCGAGAGCTGCCACGGCTGGGTGCTGGGCGAGCACGGCGACTCGAGCGTGCCGGTGTGGAGCGGCGTCAACGTGGCGGGCGTGCCGCTGCGGGAGCTGAACGCGGCGCTGGGCGGCGCCGGCGACCCCGAGCGCTGGGACGAGGTGCACAAGGACGTGGTGGCCAGCGCCTACCAGATCATCAAGATGAAGGGCTACACCAACTGGGCCATCGCCTTCTCGGTGGCCGACATCGCGGAGAGCATCCTGCGCAACCTGCGGAGGACGCACCCGGTCTCCACCGTCATCCAGGGCCTCTACGGCATCCAGGAGGAGGTGTTCCTCAGCGTCCCCTGCGTCCTGGGCGAGAACGGCATCGCCGACCTGGTGAAGATCAAGCTGAGCCGCGACGAGGAGGCGCGCCTGCGCAAGAGCGCCCAGACGCTGTGGGACATCCAGAAGCAGCTCAAGATCTAG